The following is a genomic window from Bacillus carboniphilus.
ACCATCATAGACGCTTTTTCGTAAAAACTATGTGACTTATATCACAAGAATGATTTTAACGTTAAGTAATTGAGAAAAAAGAACTCTTTTTTTCCAAAGGAGAGTAGACATGCAAAGATTAGTCATTATAACAGTCGGTAAAACCCATAGCGGAAAAACTACTTTTGCTCGGGCTCTTGAACAAGACCTAGAAAATTCCTTGGTCATGGATCAAGACAATCACGCTGAGTTTATTAACACGTATTACAATAATTTGCAGCCAAAGCTAGGTCTCAATACTCTTAAACACGCAATCTCCCGGCTTATTGTGGATTATGCAAAGGAAAACACCGATTTTCACCTCATTATTTGTAATTCAAACCGGACACGAAAGGGGAGACAATTTTTACTTGATGAATTGTTTCCTCCGAGTGAATTTATACGTGTTCTCGTTCATTTTGATATACCTGATGATGTCCTTCGTTCACGCGTTATGGATAGTCAGCGAAGTACAAATAACTTTAAGAGTGCATCCAATTTTGAAGAAGTTCTTGATAGACAATTAGCGGACTCACTAAAAGCAGAAGTAATCGATCCTGTTGAAGGGGAAGCAGACCATTTATTTGTGGTAAAAGACAATAAAGAGGTTCCTTCAGTTATTCAAAGGATTGTTCAAATTAGTAAGAGTAAGAGGGTACTAGACAGAAAGTAATAGGCTAGTAAATTAAAAATTAGTAAGGAATGGTGTTACTATGTTCGAACAGTCTAAACATTTAGTTGCTGTTTCAGCAATCGTTAAGAATAAGGATGGACATGTGCTAATGGTCCGGACCCATTTACGTTCCGATACTTGGGAAATTCCAGGTGGATTTGTGGACGCTGGTGAAGCTCTCGATGTAGCAGTATGTCGTGAATTTCTTGAAGAGACTGGAGTCGTGATTCGTCCTCTTGGAATATCAGGCGTTTATTATAATGATGAGCTTCATGTATTATCTGTTGTTTTTAATGCGGAATATGTGAGTGGTGACATAAAGATTCAGCCGGAAGAAATTAAAGAAGCACGATATGTAGATCTCGATGAAACAAACATTAGTGAATATATCAAACGCCCTCACCTTAAGTCACGCATACTTGATGCACTGAAATCTAAATCCTTGGTTCCCTATGAAACTTGGAATTTGAAACCACCTCATTTTAAACTACTTTCTAGGATCGATGGACGACCCAAAAGCTCTAAACGCGTTTTTTTACTGACTGGTAAACCAAGAGTAGGGAAGTCCACTATGATTAAAAAACTCATTGAAGAAATCGGGACAGATCATTGCGGTGGATTTTATACAGAAGAAATTACAGATTCAACCGATAGAACCGGCTTTAGATGCGTATCTCTTGAAGGCGAAAGTATTGAAATCGCCCACATAAACAACCCTAGTACTGTAAGGATTGGACGGTACGGTGTTGACGTAGAAAAGTTCGAAATATTTGCTACGAAAGTATTAAAAGAAGCTGTCCTTACAAAAAAAATAATTGTTATAGATGAAATAGGATTTATGCAGATGCTATCGACCTCTTTTCAAAAACTAGTCCTTGAAATTGTTTCTAATAAAAATCTGGTTCTAGGGACTATACCGTTGGACAGTCACCCAGAAATTGATCAAATAAAATATTTAA
Proteins encoded in this region:
- a CDS encoding ATP-binding protein; the protein is MQRLVIITVGKTHSGKTTFARALEQDLENSLVMDQDNHAEFINTYYNNLQPKLGLNTLKHAISRLIVDYAKENTDFHLIICNSNRTRKGRQFLLDELFPPSEFIRVLVHFDIPDDVLRSRVMDSQRSTNNFKSASNFEEVLDRQLADSLKAEVIDPVEGEADHLFVVKDNKEVPSVIQRIVQISKSKRVLDRK
- a CDS encoding nucleoside-triphosphatase, with the protein product MFEQSKHLVAVSAIVKNKDGHVLMVRTHLRSDTWEIPGGFVDAGEALDVAVCREFLEETGVVIRPLGISGVYYNDELHVLSVVFNAEYVSGDIKIQPEEIKEARYVDLDETNISEYIKRPHLKSRILDALKSKSLVPYETWNLKPPHFKLLSRIDGRPKSSKRVFLLTGKPRVGKSTMIKKLIEEIGTDHCGGFYTEEITDSTDRTGFRCVSLEGESIEIAHINNPSTVRIGRYGVDVEKFEIFATKVLKEAVLTKKIIVIDEIGFMQMLSTSFQKLVLEIVSNKNLVLGTIPLDSHPEIDQIKYLKEVELVIINEFNRDMASEILLKDILKALESSTLLKS